The Tamandua tetradactyla isolate mTamTet1 chromosome 23, mTamTet1.pri, whole genome shotgun sequence genome includes a window with the following:
- the LOC143667000 gene encoding zinc-alpha-2-glycoprotein-like, whose amino-acid sequence MGTLVPVLLCLTLLLGSTVPEETDIRPNYLTFQFTARSRSTEGSPSFQTNVYLNDLAFFHYNSKSRHAKPLRPWSDMKGTGNWREETRIQIDKEKFFMGMLEEIMDYYNDRGSHTLQGLLICDVWNNTKNGLLWKYGYDGQDFMEFITTYPEWYVMDPAAEPIKKKWEEIEGNTKQTLEYLEEECPKMLQRYLEHSSSPLDQQDPPSVLLTSHVVAGENRTLKCLAYGFYPPDMDLRWTLAGEAQESQSWGDSLPSGDGTYQMWVVIEVPIQGRGPYSCQVEHSSLAEPLTVQWDEAQKAPG is encoded by the exons ATGGGGACGCTGGTGCCGGTCCTGCTGTGCCTGACGCTCCTCTTGGGTTCCACGGTCCCCGAGGAGACCGACATCC GCCCTAACTATCTGACCTTCCAATTCACTGCGCGGTCCAGGTCTACAGAAGGCTCCCCCAGTTTTCAGACAAATGTCTACCTCAACGACCTGGCGTTCTTCCACTATAATAGCAAAAGCAGGCACGCTAAACCCCTGAGGCCCTGGAGTGACATGAAAGGAACAGGGAACTGGAGAGAGGAGACCCGCATTCAGATCGACAAGGAGAAATTCTTCATGGGAATGCTGGAAGAAATCATGGACTACTACAACGACAGAG GGTCTCACACCTTACAGGGATTGCTCATCTGTGATGTCTGGAATAACACAAAGAATGGACTACTGTGGAAGTATGGCTATGATGGACAGGACTTCATGGAGTTCATCACCACATACCCGGAATGGTACGTCATGGACCCAGCTGCCGAACCTATCAAGAAGAAGTGGGAGGAAATTGAAGGAAATACGAAGCAGACCCTTGAATATCTGGAGGAGGAGTGCCCAAAGATGCTGCAGAGGTACCTAGAGCACAGCAGTTCTCCCCTGGACCAACAAG ATCCTCCCTCTGTGTTGCTCACCAGTCATGTGGTTGCAGGAGAAAACAGGACCCTCAAGTGCCTGGCCTATGGCTTCTACCCACCAGATATGGATCTGCGCTGGACTCTAGCTGGTGAAGCTCAAGAATCACAATCATGGGGAGATAGTCTTCCCAGTGGAGATGGCACTTACCAGATGTGGGTGGTGATAGAAGTCCCAATCCAAGGCAGAGGGCCCTACTCCTGCCAGGTGGAGCACAGCAGCCTGGCTGAGCCCCTCACTGTGCAGTGGGATGAGGCACAGAAAGCTCCAGGCTAA